The Clostridia bacterium DNA window ACCGTCTGCATGAGACGGACACGGGCTCGCCGGAGGTGCAGATCGCCATTCTTACCGAGCGCATCAACCACCTTACCGAGCATTTAAAGGTCCACAAGAAGGATAATCACTCGCGCCGCGGCCTTTTAAAGATGGTTGGTAAAAGACGTAATCTTTTGAACTATCTCGTTAAGACCGATATAGAGAGATACCGCGCGATTATCCAGAAGCTCGGCATAAGAAAGTAATTTTACTGCTTAAGAACGAAAAAAACCGCGCGCTACGCGCGGTTTTTTTCTAAACTCACAAAAAGCGAGGGTCGAGAATAGAAGAGAACGGACGCGCGCGTCCGCTGTCTTCTGTTTTCTGCCCTTGCATATTAAAAAAATAACAGGAGGGCAAAAATGGAAAGAATATTCGAAACAACCATGACCGGAAGAAAGCTCGTCGTTGAGACCGGCAAGATCGCACAGCTTGCAAACGGCTCGTGTCTTGTACGTTTCGGTGATACCGTTGTTCTGGCAACGGCGACCATGTCGCAAAAACCGCGCGAGGGCATAGACTTTTTCCCCTTGAGCGTTGATTTTGAGGAGCGTCTTTACTCCGTCGGAAAGATCCCCGGCGGCTTTATCAAGCGTGAGGGACGTCCCTCCGAAAAGGCGATACTCGCATCGCGCGCGATAGACAGACCCATACGTCCGCTTTTCCCGAAGGATTTGAGAAACGACGTTTCCGTAGTCATCACCGTGCTTTCGGTAGACCAGGACAATTCGCCCGAGATCGCGGGCATGATAGGCGCGTCGGTCGCTCTTTCTATATCCGACATACCGTTCGGCGGCCCTGTGGCGGGCATCCACGTAGGTCTTATCGACGGAGAATATGTGTTCAATCCCAATGAGGAAGAGCGCGCAAAGTCGGATATGCTCGTAACGGTAGTAGGCACGGCAGAGAAGGTAGTTATGCTTGAAACGGCAGCAAATCAGGTTCCAGAGCAAGTTGTTATAGACGGCATACTTGCAGGCCATGAGGAAGCCAAGAAGACGGTAGAGTTCATAAATTCCATCGTTTCGGAGATAGGCAAAGAGAAGATGCCGTTCACGCCGGTGGAGGTCGATCACGACATATACGAAAAAGTTAAGGCATATGCTCAGGACAAGGTGAAATACGCGCTCGACACGCCCGACAAGAACGTCCGCGAGGAAAGACTGAAGGTCGTATTCGACGATATTATAGAGAATTTAAGCGAAGAGATAGAGACGCTTTCTGAGGTGCTCGACGACGTTTTATACAAGCTTCAAAAGGAGATAGTGCGCCGCTGGATGCTCGACGAGGGACGCCGCGTTGACGGACGCGCGATCGACGAGATACGTCCGCTCTCGGCTGAGGTGGGACTGCTCCCGCGTACTCACGGCTCCGGCCTCTTTACGCGCGGTCAGACGCAGGTGTTGACCGTTGCGACGCTCGGCGCGGTAGGCGAGCAGCAGATGCTAGACGGCATAGACAACGAGGAGTTCAAGCGCTATATGCACCATTACAACTTCCCGTCGTTCTCGGTAGGCGAAACGCGCCCTTCGAGAGGCCCCGGCCGCCGCGAGATAGGCCACGGCGCGTTGGCGGAAAAGGCGCTGTTGCCCGTTATTCCCGATGTTGAGACGTTCCCCTATGCGATAAGGCTCGTGTCCGAGGTGGTCTCGTCGAACGGCTCCACTTCCCAGGGCGCTATCTGCGGCTCCACGCTTGCGCTTATGGACGCGGGCGTTCCGATACTCGCTCCCGTAGCCGGAATTTCGTGCGGACTTATGAGCGAGGGCGACAAGTGGATAACGATGACCGACATACAGGGTCTAGAGGACTTCTTCGGCGATATGGATTTTAAGGTGGCAGGCACGAAGAAGGGCATTACGGCAATTCAGATGGACTTAAAGAACGACGGACTTACTCCCGAGATAATAACTAAGGCCATTTATCAGACGCGCGACGCGAGATACCGCATACTCGACGAGGTAATGCTTCCGTGCATACCCGAGCCGAGAGCCGAGCTTTCAAAGTACGCGCCCAAGATGTTCACCATGACTATCCCCGTAGATAAGATACGCGAAGTTATCGGCTCCGGTGGCAAGGTCATACAGAAGATAGTTGCCGACACCGGCGCGAAGATAGATATAGAGGACGACGGTAAGATATTCATTGCGGCGGTAGAGCCCGGAAGCGGCGAGCGCGCTATGGAGATAATAAACGCCATCGTGCTCGACCCCGAGGTAGGCAAGACGTATTCGGGCAGAGTAACGCGTCTTATGACGTTCGGCGCGTTCGTAGAGATCGCTCCCGGCAAGGAGGGCCTCGTACACATCTCGAAGATGGCCGACAAGCGCGTTGCAAAGGTAGAGGACGTTGTAGCAGTCGGCGACGAGGTGCGCGTAAAGCTTACGGAAATAGACAAGCAGGGCAGAATAAATCTTTCGATGAAAGATGCGGATAAATAACACGGGATCAAAAAGGCGGCAGGGAGCCGCCTTTTTTGCGTCAAATCTCCTATTTAAAATTATTTTCTTGCTTTCAAAGTAAGAAAAAGATACTTGAAAAGGAACCTTAGAACCTTGGTTCTAATGAAGCACTGCGCCTCTCGTGAGAGGCATACGCGCAGGCGCAGCATATGAAAAACTTCAGGCGCATCGGCGCACAAAAGCGCATAAAATATAAAAAGCCGTATTCGCGGCTTTTTATATTTTATCCCATAATATTTCTTTTCCGCCGTGCGAGCTCAAAAATTCATTAGCACGCACGAAGTGACCGCAGCCGAAAAATCCGCTGTGAGCTGAAAGCGGGCTTGGATGCGCGGCTTCCAGCACGAGATGACGGTCGTTTAATATAAATTCGCGCTTTGCGCGCGCATGCGCGCCCCAAAGCATGAAAACGAGCGGCCTTTCGCGCTCAGAAAGCGACCAGATTATCCTGTCCGTAAGATGCTCCCAGCCGAGCTTTTTATGCGAGGCAGGCTCATGCGCGCGCACCGTGAGCGTTGTATTAAGAAGCAGTACGCCCTGACGCGCCCAGCCGGTAAGACAGCCTGTTTTGGGCATTTTCAGCCCCGTTTCCGTTTCGATCTCTTTAAAAATATTTACAAGCGAAGGAGGAGGCTTTATTCCGTCCGGTACGGAAAAGCAGAGTCCGTGCGCCTGACCCTCGCCGTGATACGGGTCCTGCCCGAGTATCACCACGTTTGTATCGCCGTAGGAAGTGAGTTTAAGCGCGTTGAAGATATCGCCCATAGGCGGAAAAACGGTCTGAGTTCTATACTCCTGCGCCAAAGCGGTGCGAAGCTTTTTGTAATAGCCCTTGTCAAACTCTCCCGAAAGCACATCGTCCCAGTCGTTGCCTATATGTACCACCTGAAATCACCTCGTCAGTAATTAAGAAGCGGCGACGTATCTACATAAGGGTAAGCTTTCAAAAACTCTGCCATACGGTGTGCAATCTCGCGCACGCCGCCCTCGTTGTCGGTTTCTATATTAAGCGGCAAAAGCGGATCGTGAAGCGACATGCGTATGAGCAGCCAGCCCTGCGCCGAAATATCGGAAAACGATACGCGAACGCCCTCATAAGAGTTTTCGGCTACATCATAGCCTGACTTATGCGCATATTCTTCAAAATCGTGGAGCACCTTTGATGCGCAGCTTTTGAAATCTTCGTCGGATATCTTTAAGCGAAATTCCTTTGCCTCTTTCGCTTCCTTTAGATCTGATATAAGCGAATCTATCGTTTTGCCTTTCTTAAAAAGACGGGAGGCTTCAATTATTATTTTTACGGTGAGATATGCTCCGTCGTCGAGGAAGAAATTTTCTCCCAGCGCGCAATGTCCCGACGTTTCTATTGCAAGCTCGCACTTAAGACCGGCGCGATTCAGGCGAATAGCTTCGTTGATAACGTTTTTATATCCGCGCTTGAAGCGTTTGTGCGTCATTTTAAGATCGCGTTCGAGAAAATCCGTAAGCTTGTCCGACGTTACGGAGTCGGTGACTACTATGCTGTTCGGGCAGTACGTTGAAACGATAGACGCCGCAAGAGCGACGATGGCGTTCCTGTTTATAGGACGGCCGTTCTTGTCTACTGCGGCTGCACGGTCAACGTCGGTGTCGAAAATAAGTCCCAGGTCGGCGCCGTTTTTCACAACAGCACTGCATAAGGCGTCCATGGCCGCCGCATTTTCGGGATTTGGTTCGTGATTCGGGAACATTCCGTCAGGCTCA harbors:
- a CDS encoding phosphomannomutase/phosphoglucomutase; amino-acid sequence: MVLMAKYSDLQNGSDIRGVSVSDENKEANFTPQAAYSLARAFAVFLSRRTGKDLSKISIYVGHDSRITAIPLSKAVISGIISTGANGFYTGLSSTPSMFMSTVFEEFGSDGAIMITASHLPYNRNGMKFFDSHGGLEKNDIKELISAAEDDSSSYAPDESFTPAFMPLMDRYCRFLREKIKDGVGALDREHPLKGLKIIVDAGNGAGGFFVKKVLDPLGADTEGSLYLEPDGMFPNHEPNPENAAAMDALCSAVVKNGADLGLIFDTDVDRAAAVDKNGRPINRNAIVALAASIVSTYCPNSIVVTDSVTSDKLTDFLERDLKMTHKRFKRGYKNVINEAIRLNRAGLKCELAIETSGHCALGENFFLDDGAYLTVKIIIEASRLFKKGKTIDSLISDLKEAKEAKEFRLKISDEDFKSCASKVLHDFEEYAHKSGYDVAENSYEGVRVSFSDISAQGWLLIRMSLHDPLLPLNIETDNEGGVREIAHRMAEFLKAYPYVDTSPLLNY
- a CDS encoding polyribonucleotide nucleotidyltransferase produces the protein MERIFETTMTGRKLVVETGKIAQLANGSCLVRFGDTVVLATATMSQKPREGIDFFPLSVDFEERLYSVGKIPGGFIKREGRPSEKAILASRAIDRPIRPLFPKDLRNDVSVVITVLSVDQDNSPEIAGMIGASVALSISDIPFGGPVAGIHVGLIDGEYVFNPNEEERAKSDMLVTVVGTAEKVVMLETAANQVPEQVVIDGILAGHEEAKKTVEFINSIVSEIGKEKMPFTPVEVDHDIYEKVKAYAQDKVKYALDTPDKNVREERLKVVFDDIIENLSEEIETLSEVLDDVLYKLQKEIVRRWMLDEGRRVDGRAIDEIRPLSAEVGLLPRTHGSGLFTRGQTQVLTVATLGAVGEQQMLDGIDNEEFKRYMHHYNFPSFSVGETRPSRGPGRREIGHGALAEKALLPVIPDVETFPYAIRLVSEVVSSNGSTSQGAICGSTLALMDAGVPILAPVAGISCGLMSEGDKWITMTDIQGLEDFFGDMDFKVAGTKKGITAIQMDLKNDGLTPEIITKAIYQTRDARYRILDEVMLPCIPEPRAELSKYAPKMFTMTIPVDKIREVIGSGGKVIQKIVADTGAKIDIEDDGKIFIAAVEPGSGERAMEIINAIVLDPEVGKTYSGRVTRLMTFGAFVEIAPGKEGLVHISKMADKRVAKVEDVVAVGDEVRVKLTEIDKQGRINLSMKDADK
- the rpsO gene encoding 30S ribosomal protein S15, whose amino-acid sequence is MEKELKTSIIAENRLHETDTGSPEVQIAILTERINHLTEHLKVHKKDNHSRRGLLKMVGKRRNLLNYLVKTDIERYRAIIQKLGIRK
- the ung gene encoding uracil-DNA glycosylase, coding for MVHIGNDWDDVLSGEFDKGYYKKLRTALAQEYRTQTVFPPMGDIFNALKLTSYGDTNVVILGQDPYHGEGQAHGLCFSVPDGIKPPPSLVNIFKEIETETGLKMPKTGCLTGWARQGVLLLNTTLTVRAHEPASHKKLGWEHLTDRIIWSLSERERPLVFMLWGAHARAKREFILNDRHLVLEAAHPSPLSAHSGFFGCGHFVRANEFLSSHGGKEILWDKI